From Methylococcus capsulatus:
CGTCGACAAAGGCGAGCTGCTGACCGGAATCACGAGCGTGTTCGGCGCGATGACAGACGTTTTCATGCGCCTCATCAAGATGATCATCGCACCGCTGGTGTTGGCAACCTTAGTAGCCGGCATGGCGAAGATGGGCGACGGCCGTGCCGTGGGAAGAGTGGGCGGCAAGGCGATCCTTTGGTTCTTTTCGGCCTCGCTGGTGAGCCTCGTGATCGGCATGGCCCTGGTGAACCTGCTCGCACCGGGCGAGGCACTGCACCTGGAGAAGCCGGCGGTCGGTGCCGACACGGGCTTGCAGAAGCACGATCCCACGCTTGCTTCGTTCGTGGCGCACGTAGTCCCCAGGAGCCTCTTCGAGGCCATGGCACAGAACGAGATCCTGCAAATCGTGGTGTTCTCGATCTTCTTCGGCATCGCCTGCGCCCAGCTCGGCGAACTGGCCCAGCCCACGGTGCGGCTGCTGGATTCACTGGGCCATGTGATGCTGAAGGTCACCGGCTATGTGATGCAATTCGCACCGGTCGCGGTGTTCGCCGCAACGGCCTCGATGGTCGCCAAGAACGGCTTCGGCTTGCTGGGCTCCTACGGCATCTTCATCGGCGAGTTTTACCTCGGATTGGCCGTGCTGTGGACGGTGCTCGGCGGTGTCGCCTTTGTGGTGCTGGGCCGGCGGGTTGTCAGCCTGCTCCGGCACGTCCGCGAACCGGCGCTGATCGCCTTCGCCACGGCGACCAGCGAAGCAGCCTATCCCAAGCTGCTCCAACAACTGGAACGCTTCGGCTGCCCCGGGCGCATCTGCGGCTTTATCCTGCCGCTGGGCTATTCGTTCAACCTGGACGGCAGCATGATGTACATGACCTTCGCGGTGTTGTTCATCGCCCAGGCCTACGGCATCACGATGGCGCCGGTGGACCAGTTGCTGATGCTGCTGGTGCTGCTGTTCACCAGCAAAGGGATCGCGGGGGTGCCGAGGGCGTCCCTGATTGTTATTGCTGCTACTCTGGACATGTTCGAACTGCCGGCGGAAGGTCTACTCCTGCTGCTGGGAATCGACCAGGTGCTGGACATGGGGCGCAGTGCAACCAACGTGTTCGGCAACAGCGTGGCCGCGGCGGTTGTGAGCAGATGGGAAAAGGCACTGAAGTAAAGCTTGCCGCCTTTTCCCTTGCCGGTCGGGGTCAGTTCAGTTCGTCGTTCTTGTAATACTTGGCGCCGGCGAGGCTGATGCCGACGATGGCACCGGCTTCACTGATCTGGTACATCGTCACGCCCGGCGATACCGACACGCCCAGGCGACCACCTGCCCCCTGGGTAGTGGTCTGCAAAGCGGCTTCGGTGTTCCCGCCGAACTCCCAGCCGGAATTCACGAACTTGTCGAAAGACTCCCGCGTATCGAACAGGAACACCGCGCGGAACTTCTGGGCTCCGAAGCCCAGACCGGGCGACAGCTCGAACATCTTCATATAGGTCGCCTTCTGGTTTGCATTGTTGACCGCGACCCCTTCGCCGTGCGAACCGCCACCGAAAAGGATCTTCATGCCGAAATCGCTGAATACCGCGTAACCGGCCGAATTGCGGACACGCGCCTTGGCCTCGGGATAACTCTGATAGAGCTGCGCCAGCGTCTGGTTCGCCATCGAGCGGATTTCCGCCCGTCGGGCTTCTTTTTCAGAGGAAGTCAGGGGCTGCGACGCGCAAGCGGCCAAGAGGAGCACAACAGCGGCAAACAGGGTGGATAGACGTAGGGTATGAGTCATGTCGAATTTTTCCTTTTTCTGTTTCTAGCGCCGTTGAACACGAGAGGGTAAAGGCAAGCCATGACAGGCGCGCATCCCCCCGCTCCTTTTGCCAAATCGCCTCGACATAGAACGCGGGCACGACTTCATCCCTACTGGTCGACGGCATATCGAACAACTTAGCCGCGGCCACGATCGTCCGATCAGCCGGAATTGTCAAGGCACTTATATCTCCCGCAAACTCTCCCCCGGTTCGATCCGCAGCACGGCCGCCACGGCGATCAGCGCCGCCAGAACGGCGAGCATTTCCGTCAGCAAGGCGGCCGTCATTCCGTCATTCAGCAACAGGCGGCAGACGAATTCATCCCTGCCCAGATCCGTCCGGAAGGTCCGGTTGATCGTCTCCGCTGCGGCGAAATACGCAGCGAACGCCAGCGCGATTCCAACGGCGGCGACGCCTGCAGCCTGGATGGCGGGGAAGCCGGCAAGCACGGCATTGCGGATGCCGACCAGGCGCAGCAGCGCCAGGTCGCGCCGCTTGCGCTCGACGCTGGCCCAGAGGCTGGCGCCCAGCGACAGTACGCAGCCGGCCACTCCGACACCTGCGATCAAGCGGAAAAGGAAGCTCAGGGCATGGTCGATGTTCCGGACCAGCTCGATGTCCTTGCTGCGGGTGGAGACATCATAGCCTTGCCCGCGCAGCGATTCGGCCAACCCCGGCACGGTTTCCAGGTTGCGGGCATAGAGCCGCAGCCGGGCGTAGCGGGGTGCGCCGAGGGTGTGAGATGTGCCGTCGGCAACCCCCAGCTCCGGCACGGCGTAACCGTCCCGGTAACGTTCGAGGGCTTCCAAGAGGGGTAAAGACACGAACGCACCCCAGCCGGAATATCGGACTTCGGCCAGCACGGCGCTCACGCGCAGCGGCAGCCTCAGCACCTGTCGTTGCTGGCGGAAATTGCGGTAGAGGATGCCTTCCACCCGGGTGCCGGCTGAGACACTGAGTCGGGCGGCCGCCTCGTGGGACAGGGCCAGCTCGCCCACCCCTTGCGGAACCGCGTCCGCGGCGCCGAACAGCGGATCGCCCTTGTCCGTGGGAATCAGGTCGACATCCTCCAGGCCTTTCCCATCGGCGGCGGCAAGATCCAGAGTGGCGGCGAGGGTGCGGGTGCTGGGCACGGCGAAGCCGACTTGCGGATCCGAACGGAGCCGTGCCAGCCAATCGCGGTCCAACGAACCGTTCAGCCGCCAGACGATCTCGAGGTTGCGCGGATCGGATTTCAGCCGCGCCGTGAACGTGTCAACGATGCCGGATTTCAGGCCGAACAGCACCAAGAGAGGCGCCAGCACGGCGGCGATCGCCAGCGCCAGGCACAGCGTTACCCGCCATTCGTGGCGCAGGTCTCGGCCGGCGAGCCCGGCGAGTAAACGCAGCTGGCGCAAGGTCTCAGGCATCGGCAATCCGCTCCAGGCGGCTGCGGCACCCTGAAGCGCCGGCTTCCGGCACCACCCGGATTTCGGCCAGTCCCAGCTGGCGCATCAGTACCCAGTCGTGGGACACAAGCACGAGGGCGATGCCGAATTCCGCCGCCAGTTTCAGCATCAGCCGGCAGACTTCCAGCGCCTGGGGCGGGTCGAGCGCAGCGGCGGGTTCGTCCGCCAGCACCAGGTCGGGCCTGTGGGCGAAGGCTCTGGCGATGGCGGCCCGCTGGCGTTCCCCCACCGAGAGCGCTCGGGGCTTCTTGGCTTTGAGGTGAGTCAGTCCCAGGTGAGCCAGCAGCTCGTCAGTCAGCGCGTCCGGCTCCAAGCCCAGCAGGCGGCGCGACAGCTCGACGTTTTCCCGCAAGTCCAGGAAAGGCAGCAGTCCCCCGGTCTGCAGGATGTAGCCCAGGTGCCTGGAGCGCAGAGAGGCGAGCCCACCGTCGCCGCCGGACCGCCATAGCGCGGCCACGTCTCGATCGAGAAACCGGAACGCTTCCACCCGATCCGGCCGCAGCACCAGCCCTAGCAGGTCGAGCAAGGTGCTCTTGCCGGAACCGCTGGGGCCGGTGACGGCCAGGCATTCGCCTTGGCGCAGGGACAGACCCTCGACCGCCAGCGTGAACGCTCCCCAGCCTTCGCCCCGGCGCCGCTCGACGCCCGCAAGCTCCAGTAACGGCCTCACGGCAGGGCGCCAAGCGGGACTGGATAAACCGCATCGCTGGGGTCGGTTGACCCGTCCAGCATCACCCAGCGGTCGGCATCGTCGTGATAGAGCTGGTAGTGCCGCAGCTTGCGACGCAGGCCGTCGAGGAAATCTTCCTGCTGGCGCTGGCTCCATTGCTCCCACTGGTCGGAGGTCAGGTTCATCACCGCGCTCTTGTAGGGCAGCCCTTCCAGGTATTCACCCAGCAGCCCCAGTTCGGCCAGCTTGCGGGCTTTGGGGTCGGCCAGTTTGGTAGGATCGCGCACCAAGTTCGCGGCCGCGGACCGCAGCAGGTCGAAGAAAGCCGCGGTACCGGTGGACTCCTGCGATTTCTCGCCCTGATCGAGAATGAGTTTTACGGTCTGGCTGAGGTTGCTCAGCTCGTTCTTGGTCAACAGCACCCGCACTTCGGTGGCGGCCAGCTCGGGATGGGCGTAGTCGCGGTCGCACAGCCATGCCCGGAACAGCTCAGGCGCCTGCGTCCCCTTCTTGCGGCCGAGATAGGCGATCTGCATCGCGTGTCCCAACAGGAGAGTGTCGCTGGTGATGCGTTCGCTCTCATCCTTGGGCTTGGCACCCTTCGCGGTACGGGCACTACCGGCCACCATCCGGCCTTGCGATGCCCCTTCCACCAGATTGGTGATGGTGTCGGCCAGCGAATCGACGATCTTGCCGAAACTGCCCACATCCCCGGCTTCGACGTCGTAATACAGCGACCGGCCGGCGACCTGATTCTGAGTCAGGATCTTGTATTGGCCGGTGGCCTTGGCATGGTCGGCCTTGCCTGCGGGCGTCTTCAGGTGCAGTCCGAACAGGGCCACGCCGAGCTGCTCGGCTTCGATGCGGACCTGTTCCGCACCCAATTTGGTCTGGGACAGCGGGTCGTTGCCGTCGATGGCCCCGGCATCGGTGATGAGGACCACGTAGCGTCCGCCGAATTCGCTCCACTTGATCTTTTGCAAAGCAGTCATCAAGCCGGCGTAGGCGTCCTCGTCGAAGGCTGAGCTCGACACCTTGGCCGGGCTGAGGCTCGCGACCTTGGCGAGAAAATCCTTGCCGGTCGTCACTTCGCCGGGATCGGCGAACACCTTGGAGACATATTCCAGCCCCGGCACCGCTTGGGTGCTGGAACGGAAGGCGACCAGCCCAAAGCGGACCTGGTCGGCCAGCCCGGCTTTCTCGATCCTGGCGTAGACCCGGCGTACAGCCTCGCGGGTGCGGTCGATGTACGGCCCCATGGAGATGGTCGAGTCGATCACGAACACCACCGCGGCGCTGAAGCTGCGCAGCACAGAAGGCGCGTCCTGGGCCTTGCGCTGGGTTTCCGCTGGCGAGGCTTCGCCAGACTTGGCGGTGACCGAGGCGACCTCCAGTACCCGCACGTTGCGCGGCGAGGTCAGCTCCTCCGCCCGCAGGATGGGCAGGAGGTAGAATTTCTTGGCTGGATCGACGTATTCCCGAGGTTCCACGGAAACGACCCGCGGATCGGGCTTGCCGGATTCCACCGTCTTCACGATGGCTGCGGCGACGCCGCCGGGATCGGTGGCCTTGAGCACTTCCAGCACGCCATCCTTCTTCTCGAACAATAGCGCCCTGGAGCGGTTCGCCGGATTCGTGAACGCCAGCGTCAGCTGCTGGTTCCATGGGACGCTCTGGGCGGCATCCAGCCAACCGTCGATCTTGCCACGGGTATCACCGCCGATCTGCAGCCATTCTTTGCCATCCAGGGTTTCCCTTTTATAGACGTAGTAGCGCGACAGTGCCGCCGCGGGCTTGCCATCAGTATTTCCCGGATTGGACACGATGCGGGCGCCGGGGCGGGTCAGAACACGCTGATAGAGGGTTTTCTTGCCAGGCATGAGCAGGGGCTCGGCGCCGAAAGCCGGTGCCGTGCACAGAACCGCTACCAGGGCGAACAGCCGCAGGACGACTTTCATTTCGCCTTCTCCTCGCATTCCTTCAACAGTGCCTCGGCGGCCCCATCGCCCGGCGCCTCCGCGACGAATCGACGCAGCAGTTCCAGGGCATGGGAACGGAAAGCCGGGTCCTGGGTGTTGCGGCAGTACAGCCGCCCCGCCCCGAGCATGCCATCCTTGTCTCCACTGCGGGCCGCCTCGTCGTACCAATAAGCCGCAGTCTCCCAGTCGGCGGCCGCCGTGGGGCTGGTTTCGGCGGTCCAGGTGTCCGGGTCGTACATCCGGCCCAGTTCGATATAAGCCTTGGGCGCGCCCAGCTCGGCGGCTTCCTGGAACAACTGGCGGGCGGCGTCCGGTTGCTGCGCGGCCAGGCTGCTTTGGGCGGCGGCGAGGCAGTCAGCGGCGCTCAAGCCTGTGCAATGCCGAGGCGGTGAGACAGGCTGCAGCTCGACCTCCTGCTCCCTCTTCATCCCTTCGAGCTGGCACTGCGGACCCGGCAGTGCCGGGATACGGCAGTCCCACCAGAACCATACGCCCACCGCAACCAACACAGGTAGCAGGGCGAGACCGAACCAAAGTCGGTACGACGAACGGCGGGCCGACTTGGAAACCGCTTCGGGCAGTGGCTCCGGCGCAGGAACGGGCTCGAGTTCGGGCTCCGCAACCGGCGCGGGTTCCGGCTCCGGTGGGGGGGCGGGGGCCGACCCGCCCTCGAAATAAGCGCCCGAGCCGAACAAAGGGCGTTGAATCCGCAGGACACAAGGGAAACGGGCGCCATCCACTGACAGGGTCAAACGGAACACCACGCTGGGAGACTGGTTGACGATGGGATCGACGATTTCGGGGCCGACTGGAATCTGAAGGCGTGCCACCGCAGAGGACAGCGACGCGTCACTCTCTCCTGCCGTTGCCTGGATGGCGGGCTCAGGCCCTTCAGCTACCCCATGCCAAAACTCCTGCGCCTGCCAGGTCCCGCCGGGGCCCAGGAAGGGCGTGGAGCCCTGATTGCGCTCCAGGCAGAATTCCAGCCCGACGGCCGTTGGTTCCAGGCCGCCGATGCAGATCAGCCCGTGGCCTGGGCCCCTCCCCGGGTCGTTGACCAATTTGCACCTGATCGCCATCGCAGCCTCCCTCAGTGTCCGGTCACGACACCCAGCGTCACCAGGATTTCGCCCAGACGCTGATTCTGCTCTGCTGTGATCTCGCGGCCGGCGCTATACCCTGCGTTCTCCAGCGCCAATCTGCGAAAGGCTTCCAGCCAGTCGATGATGAAAGCCGCCGGGTAATTGAGTTCGGCTTCCGTCAGTTGTGGCAGTGCCGATGCGGCGATGGGATCGGGCGGTTCGAACAGTCTGCGCCTGCCCATGGGAGACTCCGGCCGGGCCGCCACGGGAAAGTCGGCCCATCCCAACAGGTTGACGAATTCGCCGATGACCCGCCGCACCGCCATCACCTGCTGGTCGACGATGCCGATGCGGGTAGTGCCGCGCAGCTCTTCCAGGGGGCCCAGCGCTTCCACCAGTTTCCACTCGAGCCGCAGCCGGTCGCTGCCGGTGACCAGCTCGTCGCTGACAATACGCACCGATTCCTCCCCCAGGCCCAAATAACGCAGTAGATCGGCCTGCTCCGGCAAAGCACGGAGCTGACGGATCCAGGCCGACATCGCGGCCTTGGCAAAATTCACGGCGCGCCCACCACGCCCGGGCGCCGGGCCGACGGCTTTGGCCACCGGCAGGTTGATGAGGCCGCGGCGCACCGGTAGGGGCCCTGCGGCATCGGCTTCGCCTTCCTTACCGCTGTCGTCCGCCGTCAGGTACAGCCGCCGCAACTGTTCGGCGGAGGGATGCAGGTGGTAGAGCAGCTCGCCGAAGCCATCCGGGGACTCAACCACCGCCTGATAGAGCAGCTCGGCACAGCGCTTCTTCTCTTCGACCTCCCCCGCGCCTTCGGCCTGAAAATACGGCAGCAGCCGGTGTTCGCCGATTTCCTGCCGGATCTTCACGACCTGCTCGCCAATCCGGTGCCATTTCGCTTCGCGCAGACAGACGGTGCGCAGGTATTCGGCCAGCCGGGTCATGCCGCCGTCGTTGACACTCAAGACTGCGTCCCAAGCCTCACCCGCATCACGGACATGGCGCCGGACGGATTCGTTGCCGACGAAAAACTCCCGTTGCCCCGCCAGACGCCGGTGTTCCTCCTCCGACAGAAAACCGGTTTCGATGCCATCGGCAACGACCTGGAACGTGCTGCGCAGCATACCGGGCTTACGCACCAGAAACACGTTGTCGAACGGTTTGCCCCCGGTCCAGTCGTTCAGCCAGTCGCACTGGGCGAAACGCTCCAGCAGGGTGATGTGGATCATGTTGGCCCATTCCTGCTGCTGTTGTGCGGCGGTCTGCCCCGGTTTGGCTTCCAGCCGGCGATCGAACTGAGTGACCACCCAGACCAGCCCCGGCGGGCGCGCGCCGCGATCGGCCGGTGTCCCACCCTGGGTGCCGTGAACCCAGGCCGACAGGGCCGGTGCGAGTTCGGTGACCTCGATCTGGCTGTCGCAGCGGGTGCACATCAGGAGGACGTTCATCTCCTGGTCTTCAGTGTAGCGCTCGAACAGATAGGCGACCTTGGCCCGCAGCATGAGCTGCGCCACCGGATCGGCGTCTTCACGCTTGAACTGCCTGCGCACCTGGTCCAGGTCGGCGATGTCCAGCCGGCCACGATAACCGGGGAAGTCCAGCAGATCGACCTCCTCCAGCAGGCCGATCGCCGGAGCATCGGCCAGCACGAAGCGCAGCTCCGCCGTCAGCGCCGCCAGCACTGGGCGCGACACCGCCGCCTCGGCCAGGAACCGGCCCTCGCGCTGAGGCAAGACGGCCAGGCTTTCGCCGCCGTCCTTGCCCAGCTTGTCCAGCACATCCACGTTGAGGATACTGTCCGCCCGCCAGGCCGGTTCGCCCCCGGTCTCGGACACCAGTGCGGCCAGCGGCACGAACACCGTGCCGGCGTGCGACATCCGCGCCAGGGCCTCGGCCAGTAGGCGATAAGCGCAGGTGAGGTCGGGAATTCCGCCCCACAGCACCGATAGCAATTCGGCACGATGCTCCGTCCGCAGGCGCGGCGCCAGTTCGATCACCTTGGGCCAGTAGTCGGCGCGCAAGGGAGCGAAAGACTTCTCGAACCGGCGTTCGAAATAATCGATGAGATCGACCACCTCGTCGCTGCTCAAGCCCCCCGTCGGTTCGGGCTGGGCCAAGGGTTCCAGCCGCCCCAGCAGGGTACGGAGCTTGTCCGGATCGGTGTCGAAACTCACCCGTTCACGGTCGAAGTCGTTGAAGAAACTGTTGCCTAGGACCTTGGCGATGTCGCCTTCCGAGAAAAGGATAAGCTCGACCGGGAATCCCGGCGGGGCGCCACCCGGCTTGCGGGTAAAGCGCGTCACCAGTCCTGTCGCCTCCTTGCCGCCACCGGGCGGATTCAGATGGCCGATGAAATCGACGCGCCTGCCGTCCAGCAGCGTTTGCAGATGACCCGCGGCAGAACGCGCCAGCGTGGAAATCAGATACGATTTGCCGGCCTGCGACATGCCGAAAACCCCGACGGAAAACGGACGCCCGGCCGCCGCGCCCAGACGCCGGCACAGGTTGCGCGAGCGCCGGAGCTTCTCGATCAACCCGTCGCCCTCCCGGTCCAGCCGCTGGGCGTTGTTGCGCACCTCCGCCACCCAGTCCAGCGCGTCTCCTACGCCCCGGAAAATCGCATCGCAGCACGCGCTCAGTGACTCGTCATCCCAGTGGGTCATGTGAACGCCCTCAACGGATGATGCTGCCGGTGTCCAGCCAGTAACTGCTCTCGCCGATACCGACCGTGGTCAGGGTATTGAGCTTGAGCACGATGTCACGCGCCGGGTTGAGGGCGGTGCCTTGGCTGGTGATGGCGGAGGCCACGCTGAAGCTTTCAGGGCCTGCGCCTTTCTTGCGATCCAGCTTGAGGACCACGTGGACCACGGCGGGTTCAGTGCGGTCGGCGCTGGCGAGAAGCCGCTTGGCGCGGTCGCTCAGGTCCAGCACGTACAGCGGCGTCGCCGGCCAGCGCTCGGAGGCGAGTTGCCTGAAGCCCAGGATCATCCGGGCGCGTAGCTCGAACGGCTGCTCCGACAGCTCGTAGTTTTCGTCATCCAGGTTGATGTCGTGGTAATACACATCGGCATCGCGCAGCACCAGGTGCTGGTCGATCAGCCCCAGATGGCGGACGGTTGAGTACACCCGGTAGGCATGGGCCAGAAAACTGAAGTTGGGGATGCGGCGGGCGCCCCCGACTTTACATATCATGGCGCCGACCACCGCCGTGGTCTTGGGATCGCCGATCCGACCGTCACGGTGGAAGGGATACCATACCCCTGCGCGGAAGCCAGCCAGCGGTACGATGCGGTCCGGCGGCAACGGCAACAGGCGCCGGAACAGCGCCAGGACACCCGGCAAGCAAGAAGGCCGCCCGCTCAGCAGCAGGACGTCGCAGTGGTAAAGATGAACGATCTCGCACAATGCCCGGATGGTCTTGCAGATCTCGAACTGGTCTTCCAGGAACAGCCGGTGCAGCCGGTGCAGATCGAACGGGATCCTCACTTCGAGCAGATCGAAGTCTTTCTCCCTGGCCCCGACCGATCGCTTCACCCCTAGCGCGAAATGCTGCACCACGTGCTCGGAAGGGCGGTCGTCCCCTACCAACAGTTCGCCGATCCTGAAACTGTTGGATTCTGCCGGCAGACTCGGGTCGAAGCGCTCATAAGCATGCAACAGCTTCAGTCCCAGCGGATAGAACACCTCCAGCGCCAGCCGTTGGCGTGACGTGCGATCCTGCACCGAGAGAGTCTCGGCTCCGATGAGCAGGGACAACAAGGGCGCGGGATCGGCGACGCCGAAATCCTGTAGCGCCGCCTCGATCGCTGGCACGATCGTCTTCTGCACCATTTCCAGCAGCAGGTCGTCGCCCGCCACTTTGAAACCGTCGCGGAAGCGCTGCTCCGGCAGGATGTAGACATTGGCACCCTGGCCATGGTCGAGCCGATAGTCGGCCACTACCAGGTCCGTGGTGCCGCCGCCGATGTCGATCGACGCCACGGTGATCCCCTGGCCCGCCCGGTCCGAGCCGTTGCGGCGCAAGATGCGGAAAAATTCCTCAGGCCGCCCTCCGAAATGCTCATGGATTTCGCTGAACAGATACACCGCCTGGGCGGCGGTCGCCTCGTCCCATTCGGTATGGATCGCCGGAAAGCGCGGCCAGGCGGTCGGATTGCCGGCCGCGTCCACCGCAGCGATGTCGTCGTCTTCCGGATGCCAGCCCAGCGCCTTCCATACCAGGGCCATGGCCTGGCGCAAGCGTGCGGCGAAAATCTGCCGCTCCGGCTTGGGCATGGAGGGCGGCACGGTGATGATGATGGAACGCAGGTGTCTGGGCTTCTCTGGATCGCCCTGCTTGATCCGCTGAGCCGGGCTGTTGATCTGCCCGAGCGCATGCACCAGGATTTCAGCCAGGAAGAAGCACATCAAGGCACTGCGGGAATACTTGGGCACGAACACCGGCATGCGGTCGCCCTCGGGCAGCTCGTGCAGGGCCTCGCCACGCTCGTTGATGAGATTGCTGAACGGCGCACCGGTGGCATGGGGTTCGATTTCCTCCCGGCTGTAGGCGGCGTTGAAACGCCAGCCGGGCTCGTAGCGGTCCTCGTCCCAGAGATAGCGCTTGGGGCTGGACAGCCCGGTCGAGCCTTCGGTGCCGCGGCGATGGTTGGCCAACCGCGCCGCTTCCCGCCCGACCCGGGCGATGGTCGGCCAGACGAAGGCGTCGTTGCGCCCGCTCTTGCAGGCCAGATGCTCCTTGCCCAGCAGGGCCTGGGCGAATTCGACCCGGCTCTCGAAGGGTTCATGGTAGACTTTGTGCGGCTCTGACAGATCGCGGATCGTGAGCTCGTAGCGGTTCTTCAGGCCATCGTGCTGCTGCGGGTGCTCTTCGACCAGGATGCCGCAGGTCCGGGAGTTGCCGACGTCCAGCACCAGATCCACCGGGATGGGCGCGTAGACGTCGTCCGGCGCGTTGCTGCGCAGTCGGATTTCGGGTATGCCGGCCCGCGTACCGATGAGGTGGAGGAAATTGAGGTAATGCGCGTGATGGCTGAGCTGTTCGATCTCGCTGTCAACGTCTTCCGCTGGCAGCTTCAGCCGCTCTGCCGCCTCGTCGCGGAACACTTCCGCCAGCCATTCGTCAACCCAGGGCTGCTCCGGATACCAACCCATTTCGTGCGCCCGGTGGGCGAGCTGAAAGCTGGCGCCGGTCTGCACGTCTGCGCGGGTCGGCGCCAGATAGGCCGTGGCCTCGCGTGCTTCCAACACCTGGGTGTCGAAGGCCAGTGTCAGGCGGTGGGTATGACCGTACAAGTCCTCCCCCGCGCCGAGCTCGACGATGCGGGCACGGGCCCAGGTAGTGGGCCCTTGGTCGAAGCGCCGTTGCGGACCCGCGCGCAGCATGGGCAGCGGCAGCCAGCAGCCTCCCAGCAGTTTGACTGACTCGGCGATGCTCACGCTGAACCTGGGTTTGACCACCAGCATAGGATCGGCCGGATGCACGTGGCGCTCGCGCCGCTCGTCCCACTCCAGCCGCGCCAGCGAGCGCTGGCCGCTCTGCAGGGCGAATTCGCCGGGCGGCTCCCGGCGCAGATCCAGCGTCAGCCCGAAATCCATGAACTGGACCCCGCTGCGCATGATCAGCGTAGCCTTTTCGGCAAACTCCACCAATTCGCTCAGCATTCGGCTTCCCCGGTCCTTCCGCTATTTCTTGGTGATCCGGACATTGTAATCGGAGCCATCCGGATTCCTGCCCTTGCACACGGCATGACCTTGCGGGTCGGTGCTGCATTCCACTTTGGAGCGCTGGATGCTGCTGCCGTCGGGACAGCGGATGTCG
This genomic window contains:
- a CDS encoding dicarboxylate/amino acid:cation symporter is translated as MTDRHSGATRQTLYVLASIVLGISAGEALNLTVDKGELLTGITSVFGAMTDVFMRLIKMIIAPLVLATLVAGMAKMGDGRAVGRVGGKAILWFFSASLVSLVIGMALVNLLAPGEALHLEKPAVGADTGLQKHDPTLASFVAHVVPRSLFEAMAQNEILQIVVFSIFFGIACAQLGELAQPTVRLLDSLGHVMLKVTGYVMQFAPVAVFAATASMVAKNGFGLLGSYGIFIGEFYLGLAVLWTVLGGVAFVVLGRRVVSLLRHVREPALIAFATATSEAAYPKLLQQLERFGCPGRICGFILPLGYSFNLDGSMMYMTFAVLFIAQAYGITMAPVDQLLMLLVLLFTSKGIAGVPRASLIVIAATLDMFELPAEGLLLLLGIDQVLDMGRSATNVFGNSVAAAVVSRWEKALK
- a CDS encoding YSC84-related protein: MTHTLRLSTLFAAVVLLLAACASQPLTSSEKEARRAEIRSMANQTLAQLYQSYPEAKARVRNSAGYAVFSDFGMKILFGGGSHGEGVAVNNANQKATYMKMFELSPGLGFGAQKFRAVFLFDTRESFDKFVNSGWEFGGNTEAALQTTTQGAGGRLGVSVSPGVTMYQISEAGAIVGISLAGAKYYKNDELN
- a CDS encoding FtsX-like permease family protein, which produces MPETLRQLRLLAGLAGRDLRHEWRVTLCLALAIAAVLAPLLVLFGLKSGIVDTFTARLKSDPRNLEIVWRLNGSLDRDWLARLRSDPQVGFAVPSTRTLAATLDLAAADGKGLEDVDLIPTDKGDPLFGAADAVPQGVGELALSHEAAARLSVSAGTRVEGILYRNFRQQRQVLRLPLRVSAVLAEVRYSGWGAFVSLPLLEALERYRDGYAVPELGVADGTSHTLGAPRYARLRLYARNLETVPGLAESLRGQGYDVSTRSKDIELVRNIDHALSFLFRLIAGVGVAGCVLSLGASLWASVERKRRDLALLRLVGIRNAVLAGFPAIQAAGVAAVGIALAFAAYFAAAETINRTFRTDLGRDEFVCRLLLNDGMTAALLTEMLAVLAALIAVAAVLRIEPGESLREI
- a CDS encoding ABC transporter ATP-binding protein; the protein is MRPLLELAGVERRRGEGWGAFTLAVEGLSLRQGECLAVTGPSGSGKSTLLDLLGLVLRPDRVEAFRFLDRDVAALWRSGGDGGLASLRSRHLGYILQTGGLLPFLDLRENVELSRRLLGLEPDALTDELLAHLGLTHLKAKKPRALSVGERQRAAIARAFAHRPDLVLADEPAAALDPPQALEVCRLMLKLAAEFGIALVLVSHDWVLMRQLGLAEIRVVPEAGASGCRSRLERIADA
- a CDS encoding vWA domain-containing protein → MKVVLRLFALVAVLCTAPAFGAEPLLMPGKKTLYQRVLTRPGARIVSNPGNTDGKPAAALSRYYVYKRETLDGKEWLQIGGDTRGKIDGWLDAAQSVPWNQQLTLAFTNPANRSRALLFEKKDGVLEVLKATDPGGVAAAIVKTVESGKPDPRVVSVEPREYVDPAKKFYLLPILRAEELTSPRNVRVLEVASVTAKSGEASPAETQRKAQDAPSVLRSFSAAVVFVIDSTISMGPYIDRTREAVRRVYARIEKAGLADQVRFGLVAFRSSTQAVPGLEYVSKVFADPGEVTTGKDFLAKVASLSPAKVSSSAFDEDAYAGLMTALQKIKWSEFGGRYVVLITDAGAIDGNDPLSQTKLGAEQVRIEAEQLGVALFGLHLKTPAGKADHAKATGQYKILTQNQVAGRSLYYDVEAGDVGSFGKIVDSLADTITNLVEGASQGRMVAGSARTAKGAKPKDESERITSDTLLLGHAMQIAYLGRKKGTQAPELFRAWLCDRDYAHPELAATEVRVLLTKNELSNLSQTVKLILDQGEKSQESTGTAAFFDLLRSAAANLVRDPTKLADPKARKLAELGLLGEYLEGLPYKSAVMNLTSDQWEQWSQRQQEDFLDGLRRKLRHYQLYHDDADRWVMLDGSTDPSDAVYPVPLGALP
- a CDS encoding tetratricopeptide repeat protein, which translates into the protein MAIRCKLVNDPGRGPGHGLICIGGLEPTAVGLEFCLERNQGSTPFLGPGGTWQAQEFWHGVAEGPEPAIQATAGESDASLSSAVARLQIPVGPEIVDPIVNQSPSVVFRLTLSVDGARFPCVLRIQRPLFGSGAYFEGGSAPAPPPEPEPAPVAEPELEPVPAPEPLPEAVSKSARRSSYRLWFGLALLPVLVAVGVWFWWDCRIPALPGPQCQLEGMKREQEVELQPVSPPRHCTGLSAADCLAAAQSSLAAQQPDAARQLFQEAAELGAPKAYIELGRMYDPDTWTAETSPTAAADWETAAYWYDEAARSGDKDGMLGAGRLYCRNTQDPAFRSHALELLRRFVAEAPGDGAAEALLKECEEKAK